One segment of Mycoplasma sp. E35C DNA contains the following:
- a CDS encoding EAGR box-containing protein: MAKKDNKKNKKAAKAFVEEEEINEEESEAIFGNLYDGAEDVVPAALAYESGQLPEDGSIQVAFDADNNAYYIAYDPENEIFIEPYENYELDAANLYDAEGNPFDFFANYFVEQEEVEQPEEEGEYWEQFIGVEGYGYYDENEEWVWAGYFDDNNEFIPNEAEVVEEEQYEEQPQEEEIQVEAEQEETISEQQEPQVEQEAAVEQEQPEEVEQEQVEEVVEEVSAQPEEVEQQEEQEIVEEEVQPEEELQAEQQEAVEEVQEEAQVEAINWEDYIGVEGYGYYDENEEWVWAGYFDDNNQFVLYEEQEAGSWEQYVGVEGYGYYDEAGEWVWAGYFDEENNFILNDDVEQVEEQAAQEEVEQEVVEEQPEEIVEEVQEEQQEVELEQEQAEEVEAEAEQQADEIVEEEQQEVSQPEEVQAQSEQEVESEQPTQPEEAQAQEEQPVASEQNAIAQTEFNWEQYIGVEGYGHYDENNNWIWDGHFDENQQFIPYQSEGGRPVWEQYVGVEGYGYYDENQQWIWTGFFDENNEFIPQDGDLESLEKGLSDQEQPVASEERVSAQEQDAQPEVVEEDKTTVEEQQAIEAQPEQQPEVVEEDKTTVETQVEQPAEEDKTVVEEQQVVEVGSEQQPEVVEEDKTTVEAQVEQTEQPVEEEKTVAEEQQAIEAQPEQQPEAVEEDKTTVETQVEQPVEEDKTVVEDQQVVAEEVAVQTTATDDVRLVTEQEETKATETVEPKVEEQQTQEEIVQPVVSEKPIVDDTIALATQTVQTVKTDVITQQTQTTFNPESFIGNIDFGYFDETGEWIWTGHFDQEGNFFDFDGNLVHKSELQKQPEQSQNIFETKPTEVSEELPKASLVVTDLEAIVEEIVQDVKPSELEDGSETGAARISALLEPTKVAEQATLPTIKTDEIKIVPSFKEESFDLPKVDINTPIKVQADEVLLNNDAIQVDIKPQATLPNYLEEAPKSNELVPWNPEVAEFESTDDQINVDTNGFVPESAKNIFEANKKVQAIEFDEPKINEQIQISNNISFDKSQLETPVVNVQPQVVQPQVIQAEVIQPQVIQPQVVQQEVIQPQVEPVAKFDKITHLTEEVSTKVDVVSAETQDQPIQINVSSEIGSESKFDLFKKVEVVQPINDQIVQPIAQEIVQPVVEQNIVPDLNVKVAENFVKNDDLAVLKQNQTYFDEQQKINVNVNDDLAIKEKVININPVINETSEFDINNILKPAVKIDEVSKPVLGVHVNVLDEPFKAVSPVYEENKPSTALEVIPQEFIEPKVQPQPETKALVEKTDEIIKVEEQPQTIEEPFFNKFIGNEAYGFYNKNNVWVWAGYFDENQNFISDKETKTDKVDLLIEEINKKEVTKKAEIVKQEVKQIEEKQPEPFFNKFIGNEAYGYYNDKKVWVWTGYFDDKQNFISDKASISKSDKLIEEELQKQRILELERQLAQTQQKLLETAKQKEETHKEVKKAEDRVDQEIVVEKLEQPIQDTVQLLNPAREVENLIAVYKSEKSDLDLTKLREEFNKFKAEKEEIDNFKNINDLDVINLDKASVNKKTDIYVLSGFERKEEAFKDKELSYLQKLDLNAIVEVQPKLEAKQDVVELVKHEDVIQPMQQQEIVRVEEVKEEKTDVIKPIEQQTVEPRAQLRLEAKTQPKVEKAPSILDSYTPSFDSEKPLEELNFKFASLPEVKAPAKQEEAILEPIQQEDIFNKIREELELTKDSKLPETKDSLDELIDGAIQELKSDFEPSTKIHSIDEIEEVEDVIKPLADAQEEVVLRTDNSDFIQLDDGNEFDDLIVKSDAQPRTKVVEEVKVEIKAKPEVKAPEVKVSQQVETPVQQPTSQIALTNEEYKKDITELKQFLEKRSEELFKQYFAKFEELSQRQLESFNNIREELRSEMNEIRDEVKANQIAITSEITEEIYPSKPKVTRKQKLVNEFTASTSEFDFDSSLSLINENNYDLYDLLDRIINCEDVKLTSKNLFKSEEYQDKIKQSVAEVKLVLKNSEKEATKNYNYILSTLKNEISLLQKDLPLISNQISRLQQDLRYNKLSREEYSYAQENINELRAEHSNKARAISFYNKKINDLKTIYSQQIRKIKSDYNRVNELANNKQKRNNYNEVNRPVFDNRFDVPNVKRNYEELYRSQLSSNHNNNYGNFRQYDPLIDSRSKYEYFANHQPRDFFDDLESIDNDIFNSNDLIYSNRNTYLDENFRINDFELTNSFDEIDSLYGAQTLRLPALDSSDSLSDLDFNSTFDIDFDPEY, from the coding sequence GTGGCTAAAAAAGACAATAAGAAAAATAAAAAAGCAGCAAAGGCCTTTGTAGAAGAAGAAGAGATTAACGAAGAAGAATCAGAAGCCATCTTCGGAAATCTTTATGATGGCGCTGAAGATGTAGTTCCTGCAGCATTAGCATATGAAAGTGGACAATTGCCAGAAGATGGTTCAATTCAAGTAGCTTTTGATGCTGATAATAATGCTTACTACATTGCATACGATCCAGAAAATGAGATCTTCATTGAGCCTTATGAAAACTACGAATTAGATGCAGCTAACCTTTATGATGCAGAAGGTAATCCTTTTGATTTCTTTGCTAATTATTTCGTAGAACAAGAAGAAGTAGAACAACCAGAAGAAGAAGGTGAATATTGAGAACAATTCATCGGGGTTGAAGGTTATGGATACTACGATGAAAACGAAGAATGAGTTTGGGCTGGTTATTTTGATGATAATAACGAATTCATTCCTAATGAAGCAGAGGTTGTAGAAGAAGAACAATACGAAGAACAACCTCAAGAAGAAGAAATCCAAGTAGAAGCAGAACAAGAAGAAACTATTTCTGAACAACAAGAGCCACAAGTTGAACAAGAAGCTGCTGTTGAACAAGAACAACCAGAAGAAGTTGAACAAGAACAAGTAGAAGAAGTTGTTGAAGAAGTTTCAGCTCAACCAGAAGAAGTTGAACAACAAGAAGAACAAGAAATTGTTGAAGAAGAAGTTCAACCAGAAGAAGAATTACAAGCAGAACAACAAGAAGCTGTTGAAGAAGTTCAAGAAGAAGCTCAAGTTGAAGCGATCAATTGAGAAGATTACATCGGAGTTGAAGGTTATGGATACTACGATGAAAATGAAGAATGAGTTTGAGCAGGTTACTTTGATGACAATAACCAATTCGTTCTTTATGAAGAACAAGAAGCTGGCTCATGAGAACAATATGTCGGTGTTGAAGGATACGGATACTACGACGAAGCTGGTGAATGAGTTTGAGCTGGTTACTTTGACGAAGAAAACAACTTCATCCTTAACGATGATGTAGAACAAGTTGAAGAACAAGCTGCACAAGAAGAAGTTGAACAAGAAGTTGTAGAAGAACAACCAGAAGAAATTGTTGAAGAAGTTCAAGAAGAACAACAAGAAGTTGAACTTGAACAAGAACAAGCTGAAGAAGTTGAAGCTGAAGCAGAACAACAAGCTGATGAAATTGTTGAAGAAGAACAACAAGAAGTTTCACAACCAGAAGAAGTTCAAGCTCAATCTGAACAAGAAGTTGAATCTGAACAACCAACTCAACCAGAAGAAGCTCAAGCACAAGAAGAACAACCAGTTGCTTCTGAACAAAATGCTATTGCTCAAACTGAATTTAACTGAGAACAATACATCGGTGTTGAAGGTTATGGTCACTACGACGAAAATAATAACTGAATTTGAGATGGACACTTTGATGAAAATCAACAATTTATTCCATATCAAAGCGAAGGCGGAAGACCTGTTTGAGAACAATATGTTGGTGTCGAAGGTTATGGATACTACGACGAAAATCAACAATGAATTTGAACTGGATTCTTTGATGAAAATAATGAATTCATCCCACAAGATGGTGACCTTGAATCACTAGAAAAAGGTTTATCAGATCAAGAACAACCAGTTGCTTCTGAAGAACGAGTTTCAGCACAAGAGCAAGATGCTCAACCAGAAGTTGTTGAAGAAGACAAAACAACTGTTGAAGAACAACAAGCAATTGAAGCTCAACCAGAACAACAACCAGAAGTTGTTGAAGAAGACAAAACAACTGTTGAAACTCAAGTTGAACAACCAGCTGAAGAAGACAAAACAGTTGTTGAAGAACAACAAGTTGTTGAAGTTGGATCAGAACAACAACCAGAAGTTGTTGAAGAAGACAAAACAACAGTTGAAGCTCAAGTTGAACAAACTGAACAACCAGTTGAAGAAGAGAAAACAGTTGCTGAAGAACAACAAGCAATTGAAGCTCAGCCAGAACAACAACCAGAAGCTGTTGAAGAAGACAAAACAACTGTTGAAACTCAAGTTGAACAACCAGTTGAAGAAGACAAAACAGTTGTCGAAGACCAACAAGTTGTTGCTGAAGAAGTTGCTGTTCAAACAACTGCAACTGATGATGTTCGTCTTGTTACTGAACAAGAAGAAACCAAAGCTACAGAAACTGTTGAACCAAAAGTTGAAGAACAACAAACACAAGAAGAAATTGTTCAACCAGTTGTTAGCGAAAAACCAATTGTTGATGACACAATCGCATTAGCAACACAAACAGTTCAAACAGTTAAAACTGATGTAATCACTCAACAAACTCAAACTACATTCAATCCAGAATCATTTATTGGTAACATTGATTTTGGTTACTTTGATGAAACTGGTGAATGAATTTGAACTGGACACTTCGATCAAGAAGGTAACTTCTTTGATTTTGACGGTAATTTAGTTCATAAATCTGAATTACAAAAACAACCAGAACAATCACAAAATATTTTTGAAACAAAACCAACAGAAGTATCTGAAGAACTTCCAAAAGCTTCATTAGTAGTTACTGATTTAGAAGCAATTGTTGAAGAAATTGTTCAAGATGTTAAGCCTTCAGAATTAGAAGATGGATCTGAAACTGGTGCTGCAAGAATTTCTGCTTTATTAGAACCTACAAAAGTAGCAGAACAAGCAACATTACCAACAATCAAAACTGATGAAATTAAAATCGTTCCTTCATTCAAGGAAGAAAGTTTTGATTTACCAAAAGTTGATATTAATACACCAATCAAAGTTCAAGCTGATGAAGTATTATTAAATAACGATGCAATTCAAGTTGATATTAAGCCTCAAGCAACATTACCTAACTACTTAGAAGAAGCTCCAAAATCTAACGAATTAGTTCCTTGAAATCCAGAAGTAGCAGAATTTGAATCAACTGATGATCAAATCAATGTTGATACTAATGGATTTGTTCCAGAATCAGCTAAAAACATCTTTGAAGCTAATAAAAAAGTTCAAGCTATTGAATTTGATGAACCAAAAATTAATGAACAAATTCAAATTAGCAATAACATTAGCTTTGATAAATCACAATTAGAAACTCCAGTTGTTAATGTTCAACCACAAGTTGTTCAACCTCAAGTAATTCAAGCTGAAGTAATTCAACCACAAGTTATCCAACCTCAAGTTGTTCAACAAGAAGTGATCCAACCACAAGTTGAACCAGTTGCTAAGTTTGATAAGATAACTCATTTAACTGAAGAAGTTTCAACTAAAGTTGATGTAGTTTCAGCTGAAACTCAAGATCAACCAATTCAAATCAATGTTTCAAGTGAAATTGGTAGTGAATCTAAATTTGATTTATTTAAAAAAGTTGAAGTTGTTCAACCTATTAATGATCAAATCGTTCAACCAATTGCACAAGAAATTGTTCAACCAGTTGTAGAACAAAATATTGTTCCTGATTTAAACGTTAAAGTTGCTGAAAACTTCGTAAAAAATGATGATTTAGCAGTTTTAAAACAAAATCAAACTTACTTTGATGAACAACAAAAAATTAATGTTAATGTAAATGATGATTTAGCGATCAAAGAAAAAGTTATTAACATTAATCCAGTAATTAACGAAACAAGTGAATTTGACATTAACAACATTCTAAAACCAGCTGTAAAAATTGATGAAGTATCTAAACCAGTTTTAGGTGTTCATGTTAATGTTTTAGATGAACCATTCAAAGCTGTTAGTCCAGTTTATGAAGAAAATAAACCATCAACAGCATTAGAAGTAATTCCACAAGAATTTATTGAACCAAAAGTTCAACCACAACCTGAAACTAAAGCTCTTGTTGAAAAAACTGATGAAATTATCAAAGTTGAAGAACAACCTCAAACTATTGAAGAGCCATTCTTTAACAAATTTATTGGTAATGAAGCTTATGGTTTCTATAACAAAAACAATGTTTGAGTATGAGCTGGATACTTTGATGAAAATCAAAACTTCATTTCAGACAAAGAAACAAAAACTGATAAAGTTGATTTATTAATTGAAGAAATTAATAAAAAAGAAGTTACTAAGAAAGCTGAAATTGTTAAACAAGAAGTTAAACAAATCGAAGAAAAACAACCAGAACCATTCTTTAACAAATTTATTGGTAATGAAGCTTATGGTTATTACAACGATAAGAAAGTTTGAGTATGAACTGGATACTTTGATGATAAACAAAACTTCATTTCAGACAAAGCTTCTATCTCTAAATCAGATAAATTAATCGAAGAAGAATTACAAAAACAACGTATTTTAGAGTTAGAAAGACAATTAGCTCAAACTCAACAAAAACTTCTAGAAACTGCTAAACAAAAAGAAGAAACTCACAAAGAAGTTAAAAAAGCAGAAGACAGAGTTGATCAAGAAATCGTTGTTGAAAAACTTGAACAACCAATTCAAGATACAGTTCAATTATTAAACCCAGCTAGAGAAGTTGAAAACTTAATTGCTGTTTATAAATCAGAAAAATCTGATTTAGACTTAACTAAATTAAGAGAAGAATTTAACAAATTCAAAGCTGAAAAAGAAGAAATTGATAACTTCAAAAACATTAATGATTTAGATGTAATTAATTTAGATAAAGCATCAGTTAATAAGAAGACTGATATCTATGTTTTATCTGGATTTGAACGCAAAGAAGAAGCTTTCAAGGACAAAGAATTAAGTTACTTACAAAAACTAGATCTAAATGCTATCGTTGAAGTTCAGCCAAAACTTGAAGCAAAACAAGATGTTGTTGAATTAGTTAAACATGAAGATGTGATTCAACCAATGCAACAACAAGAAATTGTTAGAGTTGAAGAAGTTAAAGAAGAAAAAACTGATGTTATCAAGCCAATTGAACAACAAACAGTTGAACCAAGAGCTCAATTAAGACTTGAAGCTAAAACTCAACCTAAGGTTGAAAAAGCGCCTTCAATTCTAGACAGTTACACACCTTCATTTGATTCTGAAAAACCATTAGAAGAATTAAACTTTAAGTTTGCTAGCCTACCAGAAGTTAAAGCGCCAGCTAAACAAGAAGAAGCAATTCTAGAACCAATCCAACAAGAAGACATCTTTAACAAAATTAGAGAAGAATTAGAATTAACTAAGGATTCAAAACTACCTGAAACAAAAGATTCATTAGATGAATTAATTGATGGAGCAATCCAAGAATTAAAATCTGATTTTGAACCATCAACTAAGATCCATTCAATTGATGAAATTGAAGAAGTTGAAGATGTAATTAAACCATTAGCTGATGCTCAAGAAGAAGTTGTTTTAAGAACTGATAACTCTGACTTCATTCAACTTGATGATGGTAATGAATTTGATGATTTAATCGTTAAATCTGATGCACAACCAAGAACTAAAGTTGTTGAAGAAGTTAAAGTTGAAATTAAAGCTAAACCAGAAGTTAAAGCTCCTGAAGTTAAAGTTTCACAACAAGTTGAAACCCCAGTTCAACAACCAACTAGTCAAATTGCATTAACTAACGAAGAATACAAGAAGGACATTACAGAATTGAAACAATTCTTAGAAAAACGTTCAGAAGAATTATTCAAACAATACTTTGCTAAGTTTGAAGAATTATCACAACGTCAATTAGAATCATTCAATAACATCAGAGAAGAACTTCGTTCAGAAATGAATGAAATTAGAGATGAAGTTAAAGCTAACCAAATTGCAATAACTTCTGAAATCACTGAAGAAATTTATCCTTCTAAACCAAAAGTTACTCGTAAGCAAAAACTTGTTAACGAATTCACAGCTTCAACAAGCGAATTTGACTTTGATAGTTCATTATCATTAATTAATGAAAATAACTACGATTTATACGATTTATTAGACCGTATTATTAATTGTGAAGATGTTAAATTAACATCTAAGAACTTATTTAAGTCAGAAGAATACCAAGACAAGATTAAACAAAGTGTTGCTGAAGTTAAATTAGTGCTTAAAAATTCTGAAAAAGAAGCTACTAAGAACTACAACTACATCTTATCTACATTAAAGAACGAAATCAGTTTATTACAAAAAGATTTACCTTTAATTAGCAACCAAATTTCTAGATTACAACAAGATTTAAGATACAACAAATTAAGTCGTGAAGAATATTCATACGCACAAGAAAACATCAACGAATTACGTGCTGAACATTCTAATAAAGCTAGAGCAATTAGCTTCTACAACAAGAAGATTAATGATCTAAAAACAATTTACTCACAACAAATCAGAAAGATTAAATCTGATTACAACAGAGTTAATGAATTGGCAAACAACAAACAAAAACGTAACAACTACAATGAAGTAAATCGTCCAGTATTTGATAACCGTTTTGATGTTCCAAACGTTAAGCGCAATTACGAAGAACTATACAGAAGTCAATTAAGTTCTAACCATAACAACAATTATGGCAACTTTAGACAATATGATCCGTTAATTGATAGCCGTTCTAAGTATGAATACTTCGCAAATCACCAACCAAGAGATTTCTTTGACGATTTAGAAAGTATTGATAACGACATCTTTAATTCAAATGATTTAATTTATTCAAACCGTAATACTTATCTGGATGAAAACTTCAGAATTAATGATTTTGAATTAACTAATAGTTTTGATGAAATTGACTCATTATATGGAGCTCAAACATTAAGATTACCAGCATTAGATAGTAGTGATTCTTTAAGTGATTTAGATTTTAACAGCACTTTTGATATTGATTTTGATCCTGAATATTAA
- a CDS encoding MFS transporter, translated as MNKTLNSLIINGSLLAVCIVISIIFFWKVKFENKGYKKLFIFYTLFWIPIFLVRSYRGSLHNDLMADPKLLFLPLSLYGFVGIFARILFDYLGIKFKSRKKVVLLAILLQLITFIPVIIKPSFETNLVQVIGVGIGASCIGSFSLWFNEQHAKEKPFLAISILSIPPLLADFIASPMQSFIRSLSITPEKTVDVNITKYLWVVGLFFILINLIFWWFLRENPAFVGLKKENPKQIINKSFKMIYAFVIVILFGGLISFTRFAISDGVAQLTLQQLVGKEVSAPYEGYLSVIFSVTQLLGGVLMGLVGVKYFDKWLVALLGGIFFILYNGSMILLLNSDQLEQNAKGYVYLAIQGLSGFGYGVLYNLLIAHALSYGFKTNKITPLGVYQTTASISITSGNFFTGFIKNNIQLSFIRSNTVISYILIALLVIGLILYFFNSYIDNEYKIKPIFQIKRL; from the coding sequence ATGAATAAAACCTTAAATTCGCTAATTATTAACGGATCACTGTTAGCAGTGTGTATTGTTATTAGCATCATTTTCTTTTGAAAAGTAAAGTTTGAAAATAAAGGCTATAAAAAACTCTTCATTTTTTACACACTTTTTTGAATTCCAATCTTCCTTGTTAGAAGCTATCGTGGATCGCTACATAATGACTTAATGGCTGATCCAAAATTGCTGTTTTTACCGTTAAGTTTGTATGGTTTTGTCGGAATCTTTGCAAGAATTTTATTCGATTATTTAGGTATAAAATTCAAGTCAAGAAAGAAAGTTGTTTTATTAGCAATTTTATTGCAATTAATAACGTTTATTCCAGTTATTATCAAACCAAGTTTTGAGACAAATTTAGTTCAAGTAATCGGTGTAGGTATTGGCGCATCGTGTATTGGCTCATTTTCTTTATGATTTAATGAACAACATGCTAAAGAAAAACCGTTTTTGGCAATTTCAATACTATCAATTCCACCATTGCTAGCTGACTTCATTGCTTCACCAATGCAATCATTCATTCGTTCGCTGTCAATTACACCAGAAAAAACAGTGGATGTAAACATCACAAAATACTTGTGGGTTGTTGGTTTATTTTTTATCTTAATCAATTTAATTTTTTGATGATTTTTACGGGAAAATCCAGCATTTGTTGGTTTAAAAAAAGAAAATCCAAAACAAATAATTAACAAATCTTTTAAGATGATTTATGCATTTGTAATAGTTATCTTATTTGGTGGATTAATTAGCTTCACTAGATTTGCCATTTCAGATGGAGTAGCTCAACTAACATTACAACAACTTGTAGGTAAAGAAGTTAGCGCTCCTTATGAAGGGTATTTATCTGTCATATTTAGTGTCACCCAACTACTAGGTGGAGTTTTAATGGGATTAGTTGGTGTCAAATACTTTGATAAATGATTAGTTGCACTATTAGGTGGCATTTTCTTTATCTTATACAACGGATCAATGATCTTATTGCTTAATTCAGACCAATTAGAACAAAATGCTAAGGGGTATGTTTATTTAGCGATCCAAGGATTATCTGGTTTTGGATACGGGGTTTTATATAACTTATTGATTGCTCACGCCTTATCCTACGGCTTTAAAACCAATAAAATTACCCCTTTAGGGGTTTATCAAACCACAGCTTCAATCTCAATTACATCTGGTAATTTCTTCACAGGATTCATTAAAAATAATATCCAATTAAGTTTTATTCGTTCTAATACAGTGATTTCTTATATATTAATAGCTCTGCTTGTAATTGGGTTAATCCTATACTTTTTTAATAGTTATATCGATAATGAATACAAGATCAAACCCATTTTTCAAATCAAACGCCTTTAA
- the lepA gene encoding translation elongation factor 4 produces the protein MDKKNIRNFSIIAHIDHGKSTLSDRLIEITDTVSKREMKDQLLDSMELERERGITIKLNAVQLKFQRNNQDYTFHLIDTPGHIDFTYEVSRSLAACEGALLVVDATQGVQAQTLSNVYLALENNLEIIPVINKVDLPSADVDKVKKDIETTIGIDCSDAPLISAKTGLNVEDVLQAIIKKIPAPKKAENNDPLKALIFDSYYDPHKGVVCFIRVFDGQLKVGDEILFMANKVKYIVTEVGIKNPNMQKKDFLEAGEVGYVAASIKTIRDIHVGDTITNANNPCDTPLPGYRKIMPMVYAGLYPVDTSDYQNLKVAMEKIVLTDAALEYEYETSNALGFGIRCGFLGLLHMDVIRERIVREYNIPLILLAPSVMYECHLTNGEVIKVDNPAKMPERNKIKAMLEPYVKLTISTPDEFIGSIMELCQNFRGEYQELREVDISRKILVYEIPLAEIIYSFFDKLKSVTKGYASLDYELIGYRESSLVKVDILLNAQKVDALSFISHTQFVYQKAKKIVEKLKTLIPRHLFEIPIQAAVGSKIISRETIKAMRKNVLAKCYGGDVSRKKKLLEQQKEGKKRLKAIGSVQIPQETFSKLLQDDE, from the coding sequence ATGGACAAGAAAAATATACGTAATTTCAGCATAATTGCTCATATTGATCACGGTAAATCTACACTTTCAGATAGATTGATCGAGATTACTGATACTGTTTCTAAAAGAGAGATGAAAGATCAACTTTTAGATAGTATGGAACTTGAGAGAGAACGAGGAATTACGATTAAATTGAATGCTGTCCAATTAAAATTCCAAAGAAATAACCAAGATTACACTTTCCATTTAATTGATACTCCTGGACATATTGACTTTACTTATGAAGTATCTAGAAGTTTGGCTGCATGTGAAGGTGCTTTATTAGTTGTTGATGCCACCCAAGGGGTTCAGGCTCAGACTTTATCAAATGTTTATTTAGCTTTAGAAAACAACCTAGAAATCATTCCTGTTATCAACAAAGTTGATTTACCTTCGGCTGATGTTGATAAAGTTAAAAAAGATATTGAAACCACAATCGGTATTGATTGTTCAGATGCTCCGTTGATTTCTGCTAAAACTGGATTAAATGTTGAAGATGTTCTTCAAGCCATTATTAAGAAGATTCCAGCTCCTAAAAAAGCAGAAAACAACGATCCATTAAAGGCATTGATATTTGATAGTTATTACGATCCACACAAAGGAGTTGTGTGTTTTATTCGTGTTTTTGATGGACAACTAAAAGTTGGTGATGAAATCTTGTTTATGGCAAACAAGGTTAAATACATTGTTACAGAAGTTGGGATTAAAAATCCAAACATGCAAAAAAAGGATTTTTTAGAAGCTGGTGAAGTAGGATATGTAGCAGCTTCAATCAAAACAATCCGTGATATTCATGTTGGTGATACCATTACTAATGCAAATAATCCTTGTGATACACCTTTACCTGGTTATCGCAAGATTATGCCGATGGTATATGCTGGATTATATCCAGTAGATACTTCTGATTATCAAAACCTAAAAGTTGCAATGGAAAAAATCGTTTTAACCGATGCAGCATTAGAATATGAATACGAAACATCAAATGCCTTAGGTTTTGGTATTCGTTGTGGATTTTTAGGTTTATTACATATGGATGTAATAAGAGAACGGATTGTTAGAGAATATAATATTCCATTAATTTTATTAGCTCCATCAGTAATGTATGAATGTCATTTAACTAATGGTGAAGTTATTAAGGTAGATAACCCTGCTAAAATGCCTGAACGTAATAAGATCAAGGCGATGTTAGAACCTTATGTTAAATTAACGATTTCAACTCCTGATGAATTTATTGGTTCAATTATGGAGTTATGTCAAAACTTCAGAGGTGAATACCAAGAATTAAGAGAAGTTGATATTTCAAGAAAAATCTTGGTATATGAAATTCCGTTAGCTGAAATCATTTATTCATTCTTTGATAAATTGAAATCAGTAACCAAAGGTTATGCTTCATTAGACTATGAATTAATTGGTTATCGTGAGTCATCATTAGTTAAAGTTGACATCTTATTAAACGCACAAAAAGTTGATGCTTTATCATTCATTAGTCATACGCAATTTGTTTATCAAAAAGCGAAAAAAATCGTAGAAAAACTAAAAACTTTAATACCAAGACACTTATTTGAAATTCCAATTCAAGCTGCTGTTGGTTCAAAAATTATTTCACGTGAAACGATTAAAGCAATGCGTAAAAACGTATTAGCAAAATGTTATGGTGGTGACGTTTCTCGTAAGAAGAAATTATTAGAACAACAAAAAGAAGGTAAAAAACGCCTTAAAGCTATTGGTTCTGTTCAGATTCCACAAGAAACATTCTCAAAATTATTACAAGATGATGAATAA